One Oncorhynchus kisutch isolate 150728-3 linkage group LG11, Okis_V2, whole genome shotgun sequence genomic region harbors:
- the LOC109899284 gene encoding ras-responsive element-binding protein 1 isoform X4 has translation MESATEDKRPGGGVSAELSTVETEHSEGQETPNSTHTQDEHTGSNGAMEEGEEEDENGENMTEGVDLSSINAMLSTVMNAGQLNGAMEPSSAPASTPSISISKTTPPRPTSVNRNARRNTEAKDVNTDFICPLCDKDCMTQHQLTMHIRQHNSDNGATDHSCSICGKALSSASSLDRHMLVHSGERPYKCSFCGQTFTTNGNMHRHMKIHDKDPAGVIPISPPSPTKRRRPSAKRRSAMDEDTERGDELPNKKVLEESVLEELGSGQGDDEVLPCPICFKTFGCKYDLEVHMDTHPDTTLRCDLCCLSFRTHRGLLRHNAGIHKKMPTDPGGRPFIQNNPSIPSGFNDLAFIDFSCRKFSHIAQVWCETNLRRSTSKFHRFVCEACDKAFPLHSALDLHKTTIHQQQQPSPVGGGQEIPAVQEKPTTPPPQQASFLESLGLQHISQVKPQPSEDEVRQAQLDSIRVIQVGPPDSTLPQEAASTASGFLGGLGLVAASSLQGLSQREALSLFSLQPFPTGFLFQPDSSTAVKPVCGEAGLIELSDIQQILKVALAAPGQMGLLPTLAKAPHQGVSGQAQAASCKPMPPLKPKPMVAPRSSPAASTPPPLQSTQQASLGCISPSLPPPPSQLLNMPQESSSSSSSSSSSGSQASLEKMQMEADCMGDALMPNDLMELQIKQEEGQAAGGKKGSGGANRGGAKASYPCRFCDQVFAFSGVLQAHMRFHLGILPHQCNICDYVAPDKATLIRHLRTHSGERPYVCRVCHYPFTVKANCERHLRKKHMKNTRKEIEKNIKYVSSTTTQDPLELVAAGDTACRFCGEDLKSYRALQIHLRTHNGCQRKPFECRRCGAAFLAKRNCIHHMLKQHPEVQEREIEEHIATLLPVITASTSRASPSNPLALNGLTPNPTATLQPVKVEDLSIYSSSGDLDQPLDFSNKSRGTSSTAGSLTGSPGIKLETVSPAAYDCSMEPIDLSIPKNPSKRLKTDTTAVAPVSVERREIKKELPFPSVLDHLPSALQLDKSTEEKLTTPQSGSYQLPPVTPSPFPIGTTTGRALRLKPLLPKPASTSSSCSLKELPPLASIAQIISSVSGAPDLLKREPDNKAPAALNGLQTEPDRPAGGDNSSETSMEELPLEGLSRKRTRKKPVSQAKTMAPACVSTLEQNTGSGLDLESSGEFASVEKMLATTDANKFSTYLQTGAAELGRRNEGRQSPGEEKEEKESPPQSVPPQSKGGKKNAYSNSVQKMTCPFCPRVFPWASSLQRHMLTHTGQKPFPCPKCDAFFSTKSNCERHLLRKHGVTNRSLRRNGQVSKNGDEGSHDSAESSENEQTAGEVLDLSSMDPDQKGDAYESPNADQTPDIAEQLLGEMEPQPSNNKTSNNYENEDYDDNDSQSNKSLDLNFASKLIDFKFSSDGEQPQTSLGGERVVVAEPERVMDVQQQDQESSKYTCKNCKKNFRYAATLARHEKAHLCESAPPEEACGTEGTGPGTELPNATTATTEEEDQEEEGEKEAPESEGAESVMDSGSEEEEKEKEERSDEEGGLAEPKNGEGEVGRGSGSKADKRKKICNVCSKRFWSLQDLTRHMRSHTGERPYKCQTCERTFTLKHSLVRHQRIHLKPRGSDGADANGAEAPAGDSASEEGECTPTSTCPPSENESEGTGVAREGAEKEAPLPGSTSPDQSLSTTEPAQSESATEAVAELLIKPASEPGSEPVLDPSVEQASDNVSEIAVELAAVESASITASNTATEPATETPKESSTESHTPQPSDVTPEKDPEGPSEGFIQGLLEIHTKPPREFTLPAGEAPLVGVE, from the exons ATGGAGAGCGCCACAGAAGACAAGCGTCCGGGGGGAGGGGTGAGCGCTGAGTTGAGCACTGTAGAGACTGAGCACTCTGAGGGGCAGGAAACCCccaactccacacacacacaggacgagCACACAG GGAGTAATGGAGctatggaggaaggagaggaggaagatgaaaATGGAGAGAATATGACAGAGGGCGTGGACTTGTCATCCATCAATGCCATGCTGTCAACGGTGATGAACGCAGGCCAGCTCAACGGCGCCATGGAGCCCTCCTCAGCCCCTGCCTCAACACCTTCCATCTCAATTAGCAAGACCACCCCACCCAGACCCACTAGTGTCAATCGCAATGCCAGGAGAAACacg GAAGCCAAAGACGTCAATACAGATTTCATCTGTCCGCTGTGTGACAAAGACTGTATGACCCAGCACCAGCTCACTATGCACATCCGACAG cACAACTCGGACAACGGGGCGACTGACCACTCATGCAGCATCTGTGGCAAGGCCCTGAGCTCAGCCAGCTCGCTGGACCGCCACATGCTAGTGCACAGCGGAGAGAGGCCCTACAAGTGCTCCTTCTGCGGCCAGACCTTCACCACCAACGGCAACATGCACAg gcACATGAAGATCCACGACAAAGACCCAGCCGGCGTCATTCCTATTAGCCCCCCCTCGCCCACCAAGAGACGCCGCCCCTCCGCCAAGAGGAGGTCAGCCATGGACGAGGACACAGAGCGAGGCGACGAACTGCCCAACAAAAAG gtgctAGAGGAGAGTGTGTTGGAGGAACTGGGATCAGGCCAGGGGGATGATGAGGTGTTGCCGTGCCCGATCTGCTTCAAGACCTTTGGCTGCAAATACGACCTGGAAGTCCACATggacacacaccctgacaccacTCTCAG GTGTGACCTGTGCTGCCTCTCCTTTCGGACCCACCGCGGCCTGCTGCGGCACAACGCCGGCATCCATAAGAAGATGCCCACGGACCCCGGCGGACGGCCCTTCATCCAGAAcaacccctccatcccctctggCTTCAACGACCTGGCCTTTATCGACTTCTCCTGCCGCAAGTTTTCTCATATCGCCCAG GTCTGGTGTGAAACCAATCTCCGCCGGTCCACCAGCAAGTTCCACCGTTTTGTGTGCGAGGCCTGCGACAAGGCCTTCCCCCTACACTCGGCCCTAGACCTGCACAAGACCACCATtcatcagcagcagcagccgTCGCCTGTAGGGGGCGGCCAAGAGATCCCTGCGGTCCAGGAGAAGCCGACAACCCCGCCCCCTCAGCAGGCCAGCTTCCTGGAATCCCTGGGTCTGCAGCACATTTCCCAGGTCAAGCCTCAGCCTTCTGAGGATGAAGTCCGTCAAGCCCAGCTGGACAGTATCCGGGTCATCCAGGTGGGGCCTCCGGACTCCACCCTGCCCCAAGAGGCGGCTTCCACAGCTTCTGGATTTCTGGGCGGCCTGGGCTTGGTGGCTGCTTCGTCTCTGCAGGGCCTGTCCCAGAGGGAGGCCCTCAGTCTGTTCTCCCTGCAGCCCTTCCCCACGGGCTTCCTCTTCCAGCCGGACAGTAGCACTGCTGTCAAGCCTGTCTGTGGCGAGGCTGGCCTGATTGAGCTGTCTGACATCCAGCAGATCCTGAAGGTGGCCTTGGCCGCCCCCGGTCAGATGGGCCTCCTGCCGACACTGGCCAAGGCCCCGCACCAGGGAGTGTCCGGCCAGGCCCAGGCGGCCAGCTGCAAGCCCATGCCCCCGCTGAAGCCAAAGCCTATGGTGGCACCGCGTTCCAGCCCGGCTGCCTCCACGCCACCGCCGCTCCAGAGCACCCAGCAGGCTTCCCTGGGCTGCATCAGCCCCAGCCTGCCCCCGCCACCCAGCCAGCTGCTCAATATGCCCCAAgagtcttcatcatcatcatcatcctcctcttcctcgggCAGCCAGGCCTCCCTGGAGAAGATGCAGATGGAGGCGGACTGCATGGGCGATGCCCTCATGCCCAACGACTTGATGGAGCTGCAGATCAAACAAGAGGAGGGCCAGGCGGCCGGGGGAAAGAAGGGGTCAGGAGGGGCCAACCGCGGGGGTGCTAAGGCATCCTACCCCTGCCGTTTCTGTGACCAGGTGTTTGCCTTCTCCGGGGTGCTGCAGGCGCACATGCGCTTCCACCTGGGCATACTACCGCACCAGTGCAACATCTGTGACTACGTCGCACCCGACAAGGCCACACTCATCCGCCACCTGCGCACGCACAGCGGCGAGCGCCCCTATGTGTGCCGCGTCTGCCACTACCCTTTCACCGTCAAGGCCAACTGCGAGCGCCACCTGCGCAAGAAGCACATGAAGAACACACGGAAAGAGATTGAGAAGAACATCAAGTACGTCTCGTCAACCACCACCCAGGATCCTTTGGAGCTGGTTGCTGCCGGCGACACCGCCTGCCGCTTCTGCGGTGAGGATCTAAAGAGCTACCGGGCTCTCCAGATCCACCTGCGCACCCACAACGGCTGCCAGCGCAAGCCCTTTGAGTGCCGGCGGTGCGGGGCGGCTTTCCTGGCCAAGAGGAACTGCATCCACCACATGCTCAAGCAGCACCCAGAGGTGCAGGAGCGGGAGATCGAGGAGCACATCGCCACCCTTCTCCCCGTCATCACAGCCTCCACCTCCAGGGCCAGTCCCAGCAACCCTCTGGCTCTCAACGGCCTCACGCCCAACCCCACTGCCACCCTGCAGCCGGTCAAGGTGGAGGATCTCAGcatctactcctcctctggtgaCCTGGATCAGCCCTTGGACTTCTCCAACAAGAGCCGCGGGACAAGCAGCACTGCGGGGAGCCTGACCGGGTCTCCTGGGATCAAACTGGAGACGGTCAGCCCAGCAGCTTACGACTGCTCCATGGAACCTATTGACCTGTCCATCCCCAAGAACCCCAGCAAGAGGCTGAAGACAGACACCACCGCTGTTGCCCCGGTGAGCGTGGAGCGCAGAGAGATCAAAAAGGAGCTGCCCTTCCCCAGCGTACTGGACCACCTCCCCTCAGCCCTTCAGCTGGACAAGAGCACTGAGGAGAAGCTGACGACCCCCCAGTCTGGCTCTTACCAGCTCCCCCCAGTGACCCCCTCCCCGTTCCCCATTGGCACCACCACAGGCCGGGCACTCCGTCTCAAGCCCCTACTGCCCAAACCAGCCTCTACCTCCTCATCCTGCTCTCTGAAAGAGCTTCCCCCTTTGGCTTCCATCGCCCAGATCATCTCCTCTGTCTCGGGGGCTCCAGACCTACTCAAGAGGGAGCCAGATAACAAGGCTCCTGCTGCCCTCAACGGCCTCCAGACAGAACCGGACCGTCCAGCTGGGGGTGACAACAGCTCAGAAACATCGATGGAAGAGCTCCCCCTAGAGGGCTTGTCCAGAAAGCGCACTAGAAAGAAGCCAGTGAGCCAGGCCAAGACTATGGCACCTGCCTGTGTGTCCACGCTCGAGCAGAACACAGGCAGCGGCTTGGACCTGGAATCCAGTGGTGAGTTCGCCAGCGTGGAGAAGATGCTTGCCACCACCGACGCTAACAAGTTTAGCACCTACCTGCAGACGGGGGCGGCGGAGCTGGGAAGGCGAAACGAGGGGAGACAGAGCccgggagaggagaaggaagagaaagagtcACCACCTCAGTCTGTGCCGCCCCAGTCCAAAGGAGGGAAGAAGAATGCCTACTCCAACTCAGTGCAGAAGATGACCTGTCCCTTCTGCCCCCGGGTCTTCCCCTGGGCCAGCTCCCTGCAgagacacatgctcacacacactg GTCAGAAGCCCTTCCCCTGTCCCAAATGTGACGCCTTCTTCTCCACCAAGTCCAACTGTGAGCGCCACCTGCTGCGCAAGCACGGCGTGACCAACCGCTCTCTGCGCCGCAACGGCCAAGTATCCAAGAACGGCGATGAGGGTTCACACGACAGCGCAG AGAGTTCCGAGAATGAGCAGACTGCAGGAGAGGTTTTGGATCTGAGCAGCATGGACCCTGATCAGAAAGGCGACGCATACGAGTCGCCAAATGCAGACCAAACACCAGACATTGCTGAGCAGCTGCTAGGGGAGATGGAACCGCAACCTAGCAACAACAAAACCAGCAACAATTATGAAAATGAAGACTATGATGACAATGATTCACAGAGCAACAAGAGCTTGGACCTCAACTTTGCCAGCAAGCTCATCGACTTCAAGTTCTCGTCGGATGGCGAGCAGCCTCAGACCTCCCTGGGCGGAGAAAGGGTGGTGGTGGCCGAGCCGGAGAGGGTGATGGACGTCCAGCAGCAGGACCAAGAGTCCTCCAAGTACACCTGCAAGAACTGCAAGAAGAACTTCCGCTACGCCGCCACCCTGGCTCGCCATGAGAAGGCTCACCTTTGTGAGAGTGCACCCCCCGAAGAGGCTTGTGGAACGGAGGGGACCGGGCCAGGCACAGAGCTCCCCAatgctactacagccaccactgaggaggaggatcaggaggaggagggagagaaggaggctCCGGAAAGCGAGGGAGCGGAAAGTGTGATGGACAGCggctcagaggaggaggagaaagagaaggaggagaggagcgatGAGGAGGGGGGCTTGGCAGAACCAAAGaacggagaaggagaggtgggaaGAGGGTCGGGAAGCAAAGCAGACAAGAGGAAGAAGATCTGTAACGTGTGCAGCAAACGCTTCTGGTCACTGCAGGATCTGACGAGACACATGCGCTCGCACACAG GCGAGAGACCCTACAAGTGCCAGACGTGTGAGCGCACCTTCACCCTGAAGCACAGCCTGGTGAGGCACCAGCGGATCCACCTGAAGCCGCGGGGCAGCGATGGAGCTGATGCCAACGGGGCAGAGGCCCCGGCCGGAGACTCGGCTAGCGAGGAGGGAGAATGCACCCCAACCAGCACATGTCCTCCTTCAGAGAATGAGAGCGAGGGCACTGGAGTGGCCAGGGAGGGAGCTGAGAAAGAGGCCCCTCTACCAGGCTCCACATCTCCGGACCAGTCCCTGTCCACCACTGAACCAGCCCAGTCTGAGTCAGCTACAGAGGCCGTGGCTGAGCTGCTCATTAAGCCAGCCTCGGAACCAGGCTCGGAACCTGTTCTGGACCCATCTGTAGAACAGGCCTCGGACAACGTCTCTGAAATAGCTGTAGAACTAGCTGCTGTAGAATCAGCCTCAATAACAGCTAGTAATACAGCCACTGAACCAGCAACAGAAACCCCCAAAGAATCCTCCACAGAGTCCCACACCCCACAGCCCTCTGATGTAACCCCAGAGAAAGACCCAGAGGGCCCATCGGAAGGCTTCATCCAAGGCCTACTGGAGATCCACACCAAGCCTCCCCGGGAGTTCACCCTACCTGCCGGCGAGGCTCCCTTGGTGGGCGTGGAGTGA
- the LOC109899284 gene encoding ras-responsive element-binding protein 1 isoform X3: MESATEDKRPGGGVSAELSTVETEHSEGQETPNSTHTQDEHTGSNGAMEEGEEEDENGENMTEGVDLSSINAMLSTVMNAGQLNGAMEPSSAPASTPSISISKTTPPRPTSVNRNARRNTEAKDVNTDFICPLCDKDCMTQHQLTMHIRQHNSDNGATDHSCSICGKALSSASSLDRHMLVHSGERPYKCSFCGQTFTTNGNMHRHMKIHDKDPAGVIPISPPSPTKRRRPSAKRRSAMDEDTERGDELPNKKVLEESVLEELGSGQGDDEVLPCPICFKTFGCKYDLEVHMDTHPDTTLRCDLCCLSFRTHRGLLRHNAGIHKKMPTDPGGRPFIQNNPSIPSGFNDLAFIDFSCRKFSHIAQVWCETNLRRSTSKFHRFVCEACDKAFPLHSALDLHKTTIHQQQQPSPVGGGQEIPAVQEKPTTPPPQQASFLESLGLQHISQVKPQPSEDEVRQAQLDSIRVIQVGPPDSTLPQEAASTASGFLGGLGLVAASSLQGLSQREALSLFSLQPFPTGFLFQPDSSTAVKPVCGEAGLIELSDIQQILKVALAAPGQMGLLPTLAKAPHQGVSGQAQAASCKPMPPLKPKPMVAPRSSPAASTPPPLQSTQQASLGCISPSLPPPPSQLLNMPQESSSSSSSSSSSGSQASLEKMQMEADCMGDALMPNDLMELQIKQEEGQAAGGKKGSGGANRGGAKASYPCRFCDQVFAFSGVLQAHMRFHLGILPHQCNICDYVAPDKATLIRHLRTHSGERPYVCRVCHYPFTVKANCERHLRKKHMKNTRKEIEKNIKYVSSTTTQDPLELVAAGDTACRFCGEDLKSYRALQIHLRTHNGCQRKPFECRRCGAAFLAKRNCIHHMLKQHPEVQEREIEEHIATLLPVITASTSRASPSNPLALNGLTPNPTATLQPVKVEDLSIYSSSGDLDQPLDFSNKSRGTSSTAGSLTGSPGIKLETVSPAAYDCSMEPIDLSIPKNPSKRLKTDTTAVAPVSVERREIKKELPFPSVLDHLPSALQLDKSTEEKLTTPQSGSYQLPPVTPSPFPIGTTTGRALRLKPLLPKPASTSSSCSLKELPPLASIAQIISSVSGAPDLLKREPDNKAPAALNGLQTEPDRPAGGDNSSETSMEELPLEGLSRKRTRKKPVSQAKTMAPACVSTLEQNTGSGLDLESSGEFASVEKMLATTDANKFSTYLQTGAAELGRRNEGRQSPGEEKEEKESPPQSVPPQSKGGKKNAYSNSVQKMTCPFCPRVFPWASSLQRHMLTHTVFSNVLSATGQKPFPCPKCDAFFSTKSNCERHLLRKHGVTNRSLRRNGQVSKNGDEGSHDSAESSENEQTAGEVLDLSSMDPDQKGDAYESPNADQTPDIAEQLLGEMEPQPSNNKTSNNYENEDYDDNDSQSNKSLDLNFASKLIDFKFSSDGEQPQTSLGGERVVVAEPERVMDVQQQDQESSKYTCKNCKKNFRYAATLARHEKAHLCESAPPEEACGTEGTGPGTELPNATTATTEEEDQEEEGEKEAPESEGAESVMDSGSEEEEKEKEERSDEEGGLAEPKNGEGEVGRGSGSKADKRKKICNVCSKRFWSLQDLTRHMRSHTGERPYKCQTCERTFTLKHSLVRHQRIHLKPRGSDGADANGAEAPAGDSASEEGECTPTSTCPPSENESEGTGVAREGAEKEAPLPGSTSPDQSLSTTEPAQSESATEAVAELLIKPASEPGSEPVLDPSVEQASDNVSEIAVELAAVESASITASNTATEPATETPKESSTESHTPQPSDVTPEKDPEGPSEGFIQGLLEIHTKPPREFTLPAGEAPLVGVE, translated from the exons ATGGAGAGCGCCACAGAAGACAAGCGTCCGGGGGGAGGGGTGAGCGCTGAGTTGAGCACTGTAGAGACTGAGCACTCTGAGGGGCAGGAAACCCccaactccacacacacacaggacgagCACACAG GGAGTAATGGAGctatggaggaaggagaggaggaagatgaaaATGGAGAGAATATGACAGAGGGCGTGGACTTGTCATCCATCAATGCCATGCTGTCAACGGTGATGAACGCAGGCCAGCTCAACGGCGCCATGGAGCCCTCCTCAGCCCCTGCCTCAACACCTTCCATCTCAATTAGCAAGACCACCCCACCCAGACCCACTAGTGTCAATCGCAATGCCAGGAGAAACacg GAAGCCAAAGACGTCAATACAGATTTCATCTGTCCGCTGTGTGACAAAGACTGTATGACCCAGCACCAGCTCACTATGCACATCCGACAG cACAACTCGGACAACGGGGCGACTGACCACTCATGCAGCATCTGTGGCAAGGCCCTGAGCTCAGCCAGCTCGCTGGACCGCCACATGCTAGTGCACAGCGGAGAGAGGCCCTACAAGTGCTCCTTCTGCGGCCAGACCTTCACCACCAACGGCAACATGCACAg gcACATGAAGATCCACGACAAAGACCCAGCCGGCGTCATTCCTATTAGCCCCCCCTCGCCCACCAAGAGACGCCGCCCCTCCGCCAAGAGGAGGTCAGCCATGGACGAGGACACAGAGCGAGGCGACGAACTGCCCAACAAAAAG gtgctAGAGGAGAGTGTGTTGGAGGAACTGGGATCAGGCCAGGGGGATGATGAGGTGTTGCCGTGCCCGATCTGCTTCAAGACCTTTGGCTGCAAATACGACCTGGAAGTCCACATggacacacaccctgacaccacTCTCAG GTGTGACCTGTGCTGCCTCTCCTTTCGGACCCACCGCGGCCTGCTGCGGCACAACGCCGGCATCCATAAGAAGATGCCCACGGACCCCGGCGGACGGCCCTTCATCCAGAAcaacccctccatcccctctggCTTCAACGACCTGGCCTTTATCGACTTCTCCTGCCGCAAGTTTTCTCATATCGCCCAG GTCTGGTGTGAAACCAATCTCCGCCGGTCCACCAGCAAGTTCCACCGTTTTGTGTGCGAGGCCTGCGACAAGGCCTTCCCCCTACACTCGGCCCTAGACCTGCACAAGACCACCATtcatcagcagcagcagccgTCGCCTGTAGGGGGCGGCCAAGAGATCCCTGCGGTCCAGGAGAAGCCGACAACCCCGCCCCCTCAGCAGGCCAGCTTCCTGGAATCCCTGGGTCTGCAGCACATTTCCCAGGTCAAGCCTCAGCCTTCTGAGGATGAAGTCCGTCAAGCCCAGCTGGACAGTATCCGGGTCATCCAGGTGGGGCCTCCGGACTCCACCCTGCCCCAAGAGGCGGCTTCCACAGCTTCTGGATTTCTGGGCGGCCTGGGCTTGGTGGCTGCTTCGTCTCTGCAGGGCCTGTCCCAGAGGGAGGCCCTCAGTCTGTTCTCCCTGCAGCCCTTCCCCACGGGCTTCCTCTTCCAGCCGGACAGTAGCACTGCTGTCAAGCCTGTCTGTGGCGAGGCTGGCCTGATTGAGCTGTCTGACATCCAGCAGATCCTGAAGGTGGCCTTGGCCGCCCCCGGTCAGATGGGCCTCCTGCCGACACTGGCCAAGGCCCCGCACCAGGGAGTGTCCGGCCAGGCCCAGGCGGCCAGCTGCAAGCCCATGCCCCCGCTGAAGCCAAAGCCTATGGTGGCACCGCGTTCCAGCCCGGCTGCCTCCACGCCACCGCCGCTCCAGAGCACCCAGCAGGCTTCCCTGGGCTGCATCAGCCCCAGCCTGCCCCCGCCACCCAGCCAGCTGCTCAATATGCCCCAAgagtcttcatcatcatcatcatcctcctcttcctcgggCAGCCAGGCCTCCCTGGAGAAGATGCAGATGGAGGCGGACTGCATGGGCGATGCCCTCATGCCCAACGACTTGATGGAGCTGCAGATCAAACAAGAGGAGGGCCAGGCGGCCGGGGGAAAGAAGGGGTCAGGAGGGGCCAACCGCGGGGGTGCTAAGGCATCCTACCCCTGCCGTTTCTGTGACCAGGTGTTTGCCTTCTCCGGGGTGCTGCAGGCGCACATGCGCTTCCACCTGGGCATACTACCGCACCAGTGCAACATCTGTGACTACGTCGCACCCGACAAGGCCACACTCATCCGCCACCTGCGCACGCACAGCGGCGAGCGCCCCTATGTGTGCCGCGTCTGCCACTACCCTTTCACCGTCAAGGCCAACTGCGAGCGCCACCTGCGCAAGAAGCACATGAAGAACACACGGAAAGAGATTGAGAAGAACATCAAGTACGTCTCGTCAACCACCACCCAGGATCCTTTGGAGCTGGTTGCTGCCGGCGACACCGCCTGCCGCTTCTGCGGTGAGGATCTAAAGAGCTACCGGGCTCTCCAGATCCACCTGCGCACCCACAACGGCTGCCAGCGCAAGCCCTTTGAGTGCCGGCGGTGCGGGGCGGCTTTCCTGGCCAAGAGGAACTGCATCCACCACATGCTCAAGCAGCACCCAGAGGTGCAGGAGCGGGAGATCGAGGAGCACATCGCCACCCTTCTCCCCGTCATCACAGCCTCCACCTCCAGGGCCAGTCCCAGCAACCCTCTGGCTCTCAACGGCCTCACGCCCAACCCCACTGCCACCCTGCAGCCGGTCAAGGTGGAGGATCTCAGcatctactcctcctctggtgaCCTGGATCAGCCCTTGGACTTCTCCAACAAGAGCCGCGGGACAAGCAGCACTGCGGGGAGCCTGACCGGGTCTCCTGGGATCAAACTGGAGACGGTCAGCCCAGCAGCTTACGACTGCTCCATGGAACCTATTGACCTGTCCATCCCCAAGAACCCCAGCAAGAGGCTGAAGACAGACACCACCGCTGTTGCCCCGGTGAGCGTGGAGCGCAGAGAGATCAAAAAGGAGCTGCCCTTCCCCAGCGTACTGGACCACCTCCCCTCAGCCCTTCAGCTGGACAAGAGCACTGAGGAGAAGCTGACGACCCCCCAGTCTGGCTCTTACCAGCTCCCCCCAGTGACCCCCTCCCCGTTCCCCATTGGCACCACCACAGGCCGGGCACTCCGTCTCAAGCCCCTACTGCCCAAACCAGCCTCTACCTCCTCATCCTGCTCTCTGAAAGAGCTTCCCCCTTTGGCTTCCATCGCCCAGATCATCTCCTCTGTCTCGGGGGCTCCAGACCTACTCAAGAGGGAGCCAGATAACAAGGCTCCTGCTGCCCTCAACGGCCTCCAGACAGAACCGGACCGTCCAGCTGGGGGTGACAACAGCTCAGAAACATCGATGGAAGAGCTCCCCCTAGAGGGCTTGTCCAGAAAGCGCACTAGAAAGAAGCCAGTGAGCCAGGCCAAGACTATGGCACCTGCCTGTGTGTCCACGCTCGAGCAGAACACAGGCAGCGGCTTGGACCTGGAATCCAGTGGTGAGTTCGCCAGCGTGGAGAAGATGCTTGCCACCACCGACGCTAACAAGTTTAGCACCTACCTGCAGACGGGGGCGGCGGAGCTGGGAAGGCGAAACGAGGGGAGACAGAGCccgggagaggagaaggaagagaaagagtcACCACCTCAGTCTGTGCCGCCCCAGTCCAAAGGAGGGAAGAAGAATGCCTACTCCAACTCAGTGCAGAAGATGACCTGTCCCTTCTGCCCCCGGGTCTTCCCCTGGGCCAGCTCCCTGCAgagacacatgctcacacacactg TCTTCTCTAATGTGCTGTCGGCTACAGGTCAGAAGCCCTTCCCCTGTCCCAAATGTGACGCCTTCTTCTCCACCAAGTCCAACTGTGAGCGCCACCTGCTGCGCAAGCACGGCGTGACCAACCGCTCTCTGCGCCGCAACGGCCAAGTATCCAAGAACGGCGATGAGGGTTCACACGACAGCGCAG AGAGTTCCGAGAATGAGCAGACTGCAGGAGAGGTTTTGGATCTGAGCAGCATGGACCCTGATCAGAAAGGCGACGCATACGAGTCGCCAAATGCAGACCAAACACCAGACATTGCTGAGCAGCTGCTAGGGGAGATGGAACCGCAACCTAGCAACAACAAAACCAGCAACAATTATGAAAATGAAGACTATGATGACAATGATTCACAGAGCAACAAGAGCTTGGACCTCAACTTTGCCAGCAAGCTCATCGACTTCAAGTTCTCGTCGGATGGCGAGCAGCCTCAGACCTCCCTGGGCGGAGAAAGGGTGGTGGTGGCCGAGCCGGAGAGGGTGATGGACGTCCAGCAGCAGGACCAAGAGTCCTCCAAGTACACCTGCAAGAACTGCAAGAAGAACTTCCGCTACGCCGCCACCCTGGCTCGCCATGAGAAGGCTCACCTTTGTGAGAGTGCACCCCCCGAAGAGGCTTGTGGAACGGAGGGGACCGGGCCAGGCACAGAGCTCCCCAatgctactacagccaccactgaggaggaggatcaggaggaggagggagagaaggaggctCCGGAAAGCGAGGGAGCGGAAAGTGTGATGGACAGCggctcagaggaggaggagaaagagaaggaggagaggagcgatGAGGAGGGGGGCTTGGCAGAACCAAAGaacggagaaggagaggtgggaaGAGGGTCGGGAAGCAAAGCAGACAAGAGGAAGAAGATCTGTAACGTGTGCAGCAAACGCTTCTGGTCACTGCAGGATCTGACGAGACACATGCGCTCGCACACAG GCGAGAGACCCTACAAGTGCCAGACGTGTGAGCGCACCTTCACCCTGAAGCACAGCCTGGTGAGGCACCAGCGGATCCACCTGAAGCCGCGGGGCAGCGATGGAGCTGATGCCAACGGGGCAGAGGCCCCGGCCGGAGACTCGGCTAGCGAGGAGGGAGAATGCACCCCAACCAGCACATGTCCTCCTTCAGAGAATGAGAGCGAGGGCACTGGAGTGGCCAGGGAGGGAGCTGAGAAAGAGGCCCCTCTACCAGGCTCCACATCTCCGGACCAGTCCCTGTCCACCACTGAACCAGCCCAGTCTGAGTCAGCTACAGAGGCCGTGGCTGAGCTGCTCATTAAGCCAGCCTCGGAACCAGGCTCGGAACCTGTTCTGGACCCATCTGTAGAACAGGCCTCGGACAACGTCTCTGAAATAGCTGTAGAACTAGCTGCTGTAGAATCAGCCTCAATAACAGCTAGTAATACAGCCACTGAACCAGCAACAGAAACCCCCAAAGAATCCTCCACAGAGTCCCACACCCCACAGCCCTCTGATGTAACCCCAGAGAAAGACCCAGAGGGCCCATCGGAAGGCTTCATCCAAGGCCTACTGGAGATCCACACCAAGCCTCCCCGGGAGTTCACCCTACCTGCCGGCGAGGCTCCCTTGGTGGGCGTGGAGTGA